One Etheostoma cragini isolate CJK2018 chromosome 6, CSU_Ecrag_1.0, whole genome shotgun sequence DNA window includes the following coding sequences:
- the LOC117945730 gene encoding tumor necrosis factor receptor superfamily member 11B-like, with protein sequence MSARIAKSNPAMKLIVLFTASLSWAFQQQAVPPKYQYRNPVTSDLLLCDQCPPGTAVKRHCTADTPTECQACPERHFAENWHWGDTCQYCTSVCKERQLVKQQCNSTHDQLCECAPGFHLVVEFCITHSTCPPGYGVTASGTPISDTACELCPAGHFSSGDSSTEPCQRHRNCSDLGLKTLRWGTSTSDSLCSTQDKAAMLDCSQPQTLCHTDVTLCEEAVFQSLSSLRLSSVPLERLLESLPGRSVDHKSLERLKKSCSPQQQVLQLLRLWREQNKDQDKMYSIIQGVNHCERKVSRCNGLKNLTLDDLLKITNSLPGVRVQQEDVRAMFSTCLPRQYILQLLHLWKTANYDLDLAKALSHSLRVLRSQGAPRHLLKGLRKFSRIIGTTSAHKMYEKMFVSVLHDESCFKAPKPLNE encoded by the exons ATGAGCGCTCGGATAGCGAAATCCAATCCGGCCATGAAACTGATAGTG CTCTTCACAGCTTCTCTTTCCTGGGCCTTCCAGCAGCAGGCCGTACCGCCAAAGTACCAGTACCGCAATCCCGTGACATCTGACCTTTTGCTGTGTGACCAGTGCCCTCCTGGCACAGCCGTGAAGCGGCACTGCACCGCTGACACACCCACAGAGTGCCAGGCCTGTCCTGAGAGGCATTTTGCTGAGAACTGGCATTGGGGGGATACGTGCCAATACTGCACCTCG GTTTGTAAAGAGAGACAGCTTGTAAAGCAGCAGTGCAACAGCACACACGACCAACTGTGTGAGTGCGCTCCAGGTTTCCACCTAGTGGTGGAGTTCTGCATCACACACAGTACCTGTCCACCTGGCTATGGAGTGACAGCTTCAG GTACCCCGATCAGTGACACGGCATGTGAACTTTGTCCCGCTGGTCATTTCTCCAGCGGCGACTCCTCCACCGAGCCATGTCAGCGCCACAGAAACTGCTCTGATTTGGGCTTGAAGACACTGAGATGGGGCACGTCCACCTCAGACAGCCTCTGCAGCACTCAGGACAAGGCGGCAATGCTGGATTGCTCTCAGCCTCAGACTTTGTGCCACACTG ATGTGACCCTGTGTGAGGAGGCAGTCTTCcagtctctctcctccctgcgTCTGTCCTCAGTACCCCTGGAGCGCCTGTTAGAGAGTCTCCCCGGGCGGAGTGTGGATCATAAGAGCCTGGAGAGGTTGAAAAAGTCCTGCTCTCCCCAGCAGCAGGTCCTCCAGCTGCTGCGACTGTGGAGGGAGCAGAACAAAGACCAGGACAAGATGTACAGCATCATAcaag GTGTGAACCACTGTGAGAGGAAAGTCTCTCGCTGCAACGGCCTAAAGAACCTGACCCTAGATGACCTCCTGAAGATAACCAACAGCCTGCCAGGGGTCAGAGTTCAGCAGGAGGATGTCCGGGCCATGTTCTCTACTTGCCTTCCCAGACAGTACATCCTGCAGCTTCTTCACCTCTGGAAGACAGCAAACTATGACCTGGATCTAGCAAAAGCCCTGTCTCACAGTCTGAGGGTCCTGCGCAGCCAGGGGGCGCCACGCCATCTGCTGAAAGGCCTAAGGAAGTTCAGCCGCATCATAGGAACCACTTCGGCGCACAAGATGTATGAGAAGATGTTTGTCAGCGTGCTTCACGATGAGTCCTGTTTTAAGGCTCCTAAGCCATTAAATGAATAG